In the genome of Phragmites australis chromosome 9, lpPhrAust1.1, whole genome shotgun sequence, the window GCCGTTCAGGCAAAGGTCATTTTTTACAGCAGCTCCTCATCCACTTGTGAAGCAAAAAGCAAGCGAAGAAAGGAACTCTTCGTGTCCAATATTTCATGAGACGACTCATATGTTTTGTCCAATAGTTCATGAGACGACTCATGAATGGCAGCCAGATGAAATGACAGAATGGTATAGAAACCAACTTGCCAATCAAAAGGCTTGGTACTCACTACATGCATCCTTCACGAAGAGGCAATCGCGACGTACACGCTACACCAGCGCAATTCGATGAGATGCATCGCAGCCTACCAAAAAATGCACTCGTTTGAGCAACCACTTCAAGGTACAGTATCATGTAGCTTTCTTTCTACTCGATGGAAAGCTTCAATTTCATTGCTTCACTCTGTCAGCAAGTACTTCCGAACTTCAATTTCATTGCTTCACTCTGTCAGCAAGTACTTCCGAATTCTAGATGCAAAGGATCATGGCGTCAATTGCGCCTCTTATCTCATAACTCGTAATCATATATATGATTTCTAGCTCTTAATATGAACAGAATCAACTGTGAGCGAAAAACAAGCTGAAAGAAGAAGCAATAACAACAAACGGACTGTTTATATTGCACCATTCAGTAAACACAAAACTTGGAGCAAAACCGTTACACGAGATGAGGAGTTCTCTATCGTACCAGGGGCCGCCTTACCTGCATTGCACATCACATGATCCGACAAACTAGCAAGCAACACGAAAGAACTGGGACTCCATGTAACTGGTCTTATTTATCATTAGACAAAGTATAGGTGTATTTTAAAAGCATCATTGTCTTGCTCATCTGTATGTAGACACATTTTACTGTCCATACTACAGGCTACAACCTTTCCCGAAAGCAGAAGTCGATGGCTGTACACGTTTCTCACACACAAGAAGAACCTCAGCAAGCAAAGATGTCTTTTCCTTTGAAGCAGTTTATAGAAAAGGAGTGGATGTGCCTCATTGAGCAGCTCTTGGTGCTGCAGGGAATAGGAAAAATTAGACTCATCCAGAAAAAACTGGACCAAAATTATGGAGCAAGTCACCATCCAAGCTCTGCAAAACAAGGTTCAAAAGGTTGAGAGTACAACAGTAGGTACCTAAGTTAACCGCCTCAGAGCTTTTCATGAGACGAAGACGCTGGCAGGTCTCCACAAACATCCTGTAGAGAAATTAGGGAGGTCAGAATCAACTTGAAGACCTGGAGTCAACTTTTGAGAGAAcattttgctaaaaaaaaaattataacatatCTTTCAAGTTATCTCTGTTCCTGTGATGCTCTGATTTTGTTGAAATCTTACTAAAACATGTACAAGGAAAAGTAACAACTAATTTAGGTTTGACCATGTTCCTACTTCCTAGATAGGAATCAGATCTCCTACAGGCTTATGCAAGTAATAACGTAGAGGGAATCTAAGTTAGTCAAAAGATATTATGAAAAGTGGAAGGAAATACAACATGAGATATGagcacaaacaaacaaaaccaTTAGCATTTAACCTTAACCTAAAAGGTTATATGCCCATAACAAGCAAGCAGTACCCTCATCCAAAGCAGCTTATCGTAACCAACTTGATTCTTTTATATCTGTGCTCATGCTTATCTAAACTTGATTCTTTTATACCTATGCCCATGATTATCTAATTGTGAAGGGACAAATACATCAAAGCTGTTCAGCCAGTCAGTTACTTgagaaataagaaaaagaaagtttGTTGAGCCCACTAATGTAAGAATAGCACATGATGAAAGAAGAATCAACAAGGGAACAACTATGATTGAGCAACTGGACACTAGATTGAAATTTCCAAAGGGAGGCATTAGTCAAAATTGTTAACTGTCACGGACAATTTCCCATTCTCTGCCCGCCCTTACAAAGTTAATTAAATtgagttaattaattatttgatGCATTCAGCAAATAAGGGAAAACATATTGCTTTTAGAACACAATTTAGTAACTAGCATAGATTGCATTTTCTAACTGGTCTTGTTTCCACCGTTGTTAGGTTTTCAGGGGTTAGAAAAATGAAATAGCTAACTGCCCTCTTATGGAAATGGAATATAGGCTTCCAGGCTTTATTGGGCTGCTAATAATTTCATCTCAAAATTTATTAGGTTTGATGTTAGAAATCTATTGGAAGAGGCTCCAAAATTCACAAGGTAAATAAGCGTACAAGTTAAGAATAATTCTTGCAGGTCATGGGATCCAAGACTAATAAATACTAGTATGATCCAACAAACAAACCAAGTGATATCTGTAACAGTGGAAAACAATGAGCAACCTCATGATTCCCTAACTAGTGAAGGAAACTTTGCCCGCTAACAATCACAATATCCAACTGAGGGGATTAATCCCTATTTCCCGTAGTTGTATGCTATGCTACCAAGTACCACCTACCGGATCGATCATTAGCTGAACTTAAATTAACTACTTTCCCCGCAAAAAACCTCAAATTAACCCCTGAAAGGCACCAAAAGCTCTAAATTTCCAGACCTCACATGTCATCGCACTCTGATCCAACAGTGAGCCAATCCATGAACCTAATTATGAGCTGCCTAAATGATCTTAAACAACATGAACTAGTGCTAAAAGAACAACACGAGTTGCTGACTTGCAGCTGCGGATTTAATAACGAGGAAGGCGGTCAAATCAAAACTCACCTCCAGGGGACGTCTCCGACGAGCATCCAGTCGCCGTCCTTATCCTCGTACGTCAGCACGTACTCCGTCCCGCTCACGACGTCGACGAGCTTCATCTCCTCGTTCCCCACCCTGCCTGCATATCCACCCACCCACCAATCCAACCATCAAACACCCCGAAATGATCTGCCAGCCAACCAGTAGTCAACAGCAACGCAAGGCATGCACGAGCGGCAAGCTTAGATGCACTCACGGACGGTGAAGTGGGAGATGAACTTGTCCTGGAGCGCTGCGAGCAGCTGTTCGTAGCCCGTGTACGCCTCGAGGTCCACCTTGCGCTGGTACGGCGCGCCGGCCACGGCCACCTTGACGAACTTGCCCCTGGGGAGAGCGTTCCTCCGGTTCCTGCTCACCGGCGGCCACCCCACCACCCGCGCCCTGCACCAACACGAACGGATCAATCAGACCCAAATCGACCCCGAATGAACCCCCACGAGTCCCTCAGCATGTGAGCGTGCGCTTGCGTACTTGGGGGAGGGGGGAGCGTcggatgcggcggcggcggcgcggggggaGCTGCGGTCGACGGGGTCAGAGGTGGAGGCACGCTTGCGGGCGGTGTCGGAGCCCGGGAGGCGGAGGGTGAGGGCCGTGTCCTCGAAGTCGAGCCCCAAGGAGGCCGCGGAGGACTCCGTGGAACTCCGCGCTGTCACCTCCGACATGGTCCGCGGCGGCGGTAGCGGTAGCGGCGTGGCGGGTTTGGTCTGGTTGGTAGCCTGGCTTCGGTTGCGGCGGGAGGCTTCTCTCTCCGTCGGTAAGGTGGGGGCGGCGAGACGaaagcgggaggaggaggaggaggttatAGGCAGGTGCGGTCACCGGGCTACCGGTCGCCGGGGTTTAATCCGTGGGCGACGGCCAGTGAAGTTGCGACAAGTGGCGCTCCGGCTCGAGATAGTGGTTTTAGAGGCAGTTTCTCGTGACACCACCTTGGTTAATGCTAATATTGCACCTGGGTCCAACTTGTGGTCTCGAATGTATCTTCATGCTAGCAGCAGCGGACCTAGAGTAAAAATAAAGActcctcttattttttttctcttcttttttttcttcttctccttctatatccaaaaattaaaaagatgTTTTGGGGGCATCACTATCTTGTTCCTTGCAGGTGCCATCAGCATGATCCTTTTCCAGTATCTCGCGAATAAATGTTATTATTTCTATATAGCTTCTATGTAGGCCCTCTATCCCTGAGTGGATCCGCCTCTGCGTGTGTATTAAGTGTATTGATAGCGCCAACTATAAGTACAAATGAAGAAACAATATATTACTCATATTAGTACAAATGCTTTTGAGAAATATGTATACCAGTATACTACTCCcttttatgatattttatccATTAGTATATAATCCAGGAAAAATAATACCGTATAGAAACATGTCACTTCCCCCCTATTCTTTTTTATCTATGTTTCTCATTTGCTGATGGTCTAATACTATGCCGTAGGTAGTACAGTAGTAAGAGTCGGAATACTGAGAACAGGCGAGGTCGTATATACGTGAAAACGCACCCTCTTTGCCAACGCCGTGCCGAACGTTTCCATCTGTGGGCCCGCGCTGCCGGACTGCCGGTTGGCCACCCAACCGCTCGACCCCGCACGACCGCAACCCCATCCGCTCACCCCGTCCCCACCACCCGATCCTAATCCGACGACCCTACACCCGTCAACGGATAACGGGCAGCGACCCGGTAGCGCGTAGCGTACCCCGGGCGGGAAAGCGTGCGGGTCGGATCGTGGGGGCAGGCGATAACGCGGGGCGCGCGTGGGCGAGGCGGGCTGTCGGGGATCTGTCCCCCCGCCCCTCGGGCCTGTACCCGATTTGATTTCGTGGAGCATCTTGCGTGTTTGATTTGGTTGGGCCTGTGGACCGGATCGCTTTCCGCTGCCGCACGCacggggaggagagaggagcgcGACGCCTGCGGCCGCGGCTCAGTTGCCGCCGGCGGGCAACCCAAGCAACGGAAAAAGCGTCGGACTCTTGGAGAAATCTTCGACCTGTCACTCGATTTAATGTATATATCTCTCCCCATCCTGTACTTCCAGTATTCATTTAGCTCCTTCATCTCAGGTATCGAGAAATTGTCAAGACGTAGATAGTAAGTCATTCTGTGACTAGCGACTAGCGACGATGACTAGACGGTCATGATTTTATACTGTAGCAACAAaaatacaaacatatatatttttaagtgaGATTTGAGCCTACCTTCCAAAAACAGAAATGCAACTTCATTCATCCATTGCCCTCTAATCAGTACTCATCATAACACAAAAGAAGCATAGCAGTGCACACACCACACACAAGGAGAAGATGTTCAAGTTGCGGGTACTGGACCAATGGCTGAGCCAACCATGGCAGCCGTCTGAGGGGAGTAGAGCTAGAGCGTAAATCCGATGAAGGAGGATGATACATAAATCCGGGGAAAACAGCTAGTATTTGTCCACGATAGGGGGTTTGCGGAGCGAAGGGGTGATGGTGTAGGTGCAGGCGACGGCGTGGGCGTGTCAGTAGGCGATGACTCAGGCATAGCCGTGGGCTTAGGCGATCGGCTACGGCAGGGGAGCAGGCGATGACTCAAACGAGGGCGCAGGTGTAGGAGCAGGAGGCTGCAACTGGCGACGCTGCCACAGATGAGAGGAGAGAGTCGAGGTATAAATGAGGAATGGATGGATTGGATTAGGTTTTGTGCGGTACAGGGAATAGTTTCGGGACCAAAATCTGCAAAACAATCCTCCCACATGGACCCACCAGGTGCCAAACTCTGCATCGTCAAGACAACCGCCTAGTCATGCGTAAAGCCGACTAGTCGCATCCAGTCATCGTCTAGATTCACTGGCCAGTATGTCTTTGACCAGAGTTGATCGTCTAGACGGTCTAGCCATTTAGAGTTGTGTCTAGGCCCTAGATCGGACGTTGAGGCTTTGACTAGCGACTAGTCATCGTCTAGACACGCTAGACGATAGTCTACGTGAACATTGGAAATTATGTAAAAGAAATtaacgatgaataatggatagtcaCTATATCTAGATACTACATGTGTTTCCGTAATTTTcagggcatatctttatctttaagAAGGGGATCTTTGGAAGAAAAAACCACCCATAAGTACCCAAGACGTTCTGTAACTgagaaggtttatctccaagaaaaTAAAGGAGGAATCCAAAGGACGTACAacaccctcatatatatatacggagccatgAGACCCTGCGGAGCCATGGGCAAGACAAACCAAAACAAGCGACTAGAAGCTAACACAAGCCAAAGAGGAAGTCGCTGACTAGGTTTAAatccatctagactagctaCACCCTCTTGTAACAGACTTATATCAATATGAGACAAACATGACGCagggctattatcctcagggaggctcaaacctgtctaaaaactcaTGTGCGTTCctcttgtgattcgtctactcaaagcatcctctaatttttcaacaagtttgttagatcggcgATTCACCAATCATTGATAGCTGACGCCGTCTGTGGGGATCATGGAAAAAGGTGTTGAAGAATCTACACACGAGATGCCATCGACATCACCCAAAGCTTCGTCAAAAACTAGTTTTTCAGATAAGGGGTTCTACAACAAGTTTACCTCTCTTTCTGACAAACCGGTGATCAATTAGTTAGATTTCAACGACGTACTTTCCGGCGATGACTCAAGTGACGTGGTAAgtcgatttatggatcaatgcgctaAAGATTACGGcatcgagttcgaaccactcAGCTGCCAAAACAACTGTGAATGTCCAATTCACATCAAGTTGAGATCTATCCTCGCAATTTCTggcaacatggattgtcaagatatcaacccggagcaatccgatgaagcatccatgatggatctagataCCTCATTTAGCAGAGATTACCCTCGAGAAGTTTTTGCCATCGGAGACGgggggtgatgatctgggtCATCATGACGGCAACCCCGCAAACGGTCAGTGTCCTCTGGCCCCGACTATAGGGAATGGTCAGCCTCAGGCGGGCGCTCCACCCCAGGTCCTTAACAGGGCACTGGTCTTAAAATCTCCTGAACATCAATAGGGTGCTGACCGCTTCAAGTCCGCAACTGCCAAGAGGATTCTCCTTCTGTGAGAGGCCCTCATGCGCCTTCTGACCACAGATTTGGCTACCCCAACTGGcaaggattggatgaactcggCAGTAgacttaacaaaggagatcatTCTCTAGTCTGAGAACTCTCAGCTGGCCCTAGCTAGAAATAGTACTAATTATGGCAGGCCAGACAATCTCCCGTCACAAGAAGCATCGGACCCGGAGAGGCGTAACCCTAGGAACAAGGCTTAACGGGATGGCAATCGGGCAAACAACCGCTGACGGACCTcacctgatgaggacatcactctttcggatacacacacactgagtattcctccaacaataggtccattgacacgagctcgtgcacgtcaactaaatcatgaggtgagctcgttccttagtgttcctttatattttgatgaggatgggatgctactgaataattgtgatatattgctacttaggaacacgggagaagaacagcaagggcgcccaagccaaggtggaggtccaatccagttcgagtccgtttcggagtccaggaccagtccgcactaaaatcgtcgcccaggacgcatacggactccgtttctgacgttctgcacatggttagaaagctaaggagataagctttccaacgggactggtcccatatccaaattctttccgAGTCAATggaaatcgtcgaaacaagtggacgtccagaatctgtcagagtgctgcgccaccatcttttgggccgttgacccgtgtatcgtgttggagtccattagggacgcgtccaggggtccttggccgaccctaatcctttatatacagtagccgccgccctaattagggttgggttttgcttagatattgatctacacacagttgtgagattttcgctcttgttccggaccgactaggccgccgcaagtgtttgtggaaccccaacttcgagtgcttgaattcaattcgcaatatttcagattgcatcttctatgttcttgcttgtgttctcgatacgcttgcagggattgagccttcttggtgaggtcaaccgcgcgacacggttgataaccaacggagctgtggtgtagtgattgcaagggagacgatctgttcgggtcgaagcctttggatcatcaacgtcgagttctccacccaccgacttatcgctacctatcggaagatcaggccaacataactcatcaactggtatcagagcttcaggttgcccgttaggtaattttgttttcccctttagattagtctgtttttcattacctagagtccagaaaaagccaaaacaATTCCGTCAATTTTCGCTGCCCTAGAACcgtttgtgcctttgcaatttttgttttcagttacgcgttgttgagtttgtgtccgtggtcgagtcttgttgctggttttagagtcgtgttcttggtctttagtcaacgctccatgctgttttgatcacgccgctatcccatcgccaccatccccaccaacaagtcgagccaccacattactcgatttgccaccgcgagccgccttgtgttactttctgccacgccaactctagataggtcgcaagccgcattgtatcaattgccctgccaccgctgccatccttgttcatctcacgatcctattgcttgcaataccttaaagaggtcaatttctgcaagagttgcttgaaaaaaaaccctaactcgacaggggttcagtaaaacgtccataactttctcatacggactcggaatcagggaaatttttttttcacggacatctacagaaaaagttacatccgttgctttCTGGCTTTGCCAGATTCTGCcaaaatttttttcccaaattcggctagGAAGATTgcgtattcgagccgcgaagtttccgcacgcttttcagagaacgtgcttgattttctataggccacatcttgcatccgtttgagctgaaaatttctgtggttgttgcttgtgtgctcctagttcagaaaaaaatatcagaaaaatacgaagaaatttttttttcgtgattcctactagtgctaaaagacaaaaaagatgagcacatagagaacacccagatcattgtgctatttgctgtgtctttctctgatcatcctgtttaactttgtttcagctgttgtgctaggactagagacacgtgatagaccagcaactgtgattcatactttggacacttatttagctttgctcttctgattacaattattgctaatccttgctaccatattatgccttccaagctccacctcctttgatccgaacaggttcactcttgcaattatcccacgcttccacggttgttcctccttgctgcgttggtaagaacatttgtaagagcgtggtaagacacttgcgtgtgtgtgattccaccttccacaacctagtagttgatagggataatatttattgtcctttgttttctactaaccatgtcaggtgatggctctccatcggattttaaggattgtgtgtccaaggaagaactcaacaaagccttgcaggatcatactaggctattgacagacattagaacaagcattgctaacctcgtcacgcgagtcaacgaccttgagttgcgacagccaccacaggatgatgaccattcacatgatgatgatgatgatgatgatgatactaatgatggtgaccaagaagatggtgaggtttttgttgggcaagatgcgcgtgctgagcaacgtcctcatgctgaacaattacgtcgtggccaacaacaacgtcgtcaaggtaatggaggtaataatgttaatcgcaacggtcgcgatgatccttattctaagattaagttttcaatgcctccttttgatggtgcatatgatgctgatgcttatttgaattgggaaatgacggttgatcaaaagtatagttctcatatggttcctgaaatgcatagagttagactagccacttgtgagttcacgaattatgctattatttggtggaatggtctagtttctagtggcttagaatctgaatcatggcctagactaaagcgtgccatgcgcaatagatttattcctcctgattatacacgtgaattgaaaaagaaattgcagcgcttaaatcaaggttctaaatctgtgcatgattactatcaagagcttcaaattgctatgcttcgttgtagtatacaagaggatgatgaggataccatgattcgtttttactccgggttgagacgtgaaattcaggacct includes:
- the LOC133928546 gene encoding auxin-responsive protein IAA1-like — protein: MSEVTARSSTESSAASLGLDFEDTALTLRLPGSDTARKRASTSDPVDRSSPRAAAAASDAPPSPKARVVGWPPVSRNRRNALPRGKFVKVAVAGAPYQRKVDLEAYTGYEQLLAALQDKFISHFTVRRVGNEEMKLVDVVSGTEYVLTYEDKDGDWMLVGDVPWRMFVETCQRLRLMKSSEAVNLAPRAAQ